The following proteins are co-located in the Phragmites australis chromosome 10, lpPhrAust1.1, whole genome shotgun sequence genome:
- the LOC133930398 gene encoding ERAD-associated E3 ubiquitin-protein ligase HRD1-like produces MIRLQTYAAFSLLATAAAVYYAFSSREQFYPAMIYLSTSKICFVLLLNTGLVAMCVAWQLVKRLFLGSLREAEVERLNEQSWREVVEILFAVTIFRQDFSVSFLAMVAALLLVKALHWLAQKRVEYIETTPSVPMLSHVRIVSFMAFLLIVDCLFLSNSLRSLIQKREASVSIFFSFEYMILATSTVSTFVKYVFYVSDMLMEGQWERKAVYTFYLELISDLVHLSLYMLFFIAIFLNYGVPLHLIRELYETFRNFRIRIQDYVRYRKITSNMNERFPDATADELNASDATCIICREEMTTAKKLICGHLFHVHCLRSWLERQHTCPTCRAPIIPPDNGRAASARQHGGQPAAGTGTPALEGAPGENVNRRQAKLEVAASAASLYGRSFAYPPANGLNRYSDPPQSTSSPPQSTSSTPQSGEASSSNQLEKDQALQFQNISDPFVHGAGISTRDLEKSLQKAQENFIRSQIEMLQIQLQMVQRGAASSVTNNESAEHTKND; encoded by the exons GAGCAGTTCTACCCGGCCATGATCTACCTCTCCACCTCCAAGATCTGCTTCGTGCTGCTCCTCAACACGGGCCTCGTCGCCATGTGCGTCGCCTGGCAGCTCGTCAAGCGCCTCTTCCTGGGCTCGCTACGGGAGGCCGAGGTCGAGCGCCTGAACGAGCAGTCCTGGCGGGAGGTCGTCGAGATCCTCTTCGCCGTCACCATATTCCGGCAGGACTTCTCCGTCTCCTTCCTCGCCATGGTCGCCGCGCTGCTCCTCGTCAAGGCGCTGCACTGGCTCGCGCAGAAGAGGGTCGAGTACATTGAGACCACGCCCTCCGTGCCCATGCTCTCGCACGTCAGGATCGTGTCGTTCATGGCTTTCCTGCTCATCGTCGactgcctcttcctctccaactCGCTCAGGTCGCTCATACAGAAGCGGGAGGCGTCTGTCTcaatcttcttctcctttga GTATATGATACTTGCAACATCCACGGTGTCAACATTCGTGAAGTATGTATTCTATGTTAGTGACATGCTAATGGAAGGCCAATGGGAGAGGAAGGCAGTGTATACATTTTATCTGGAGCTCATCAGTGACCTTGTGCACTTGTCCTTATATATGCTCTTCTTCATAGCTATCTTCCT GAACTATGGTGTCCCACTGCACTTGATTCGTGAGCTGTATGAGACCTTCCGCAACTTCAGAATTCGCATTCAAGATTATGTACGCTATAGAAAGATTACTTCCAACATGAACGAACGTTTTCCAGATGCTACAGCTGATGAGCTCAATGC GAGTGATGCTACATGTATTATTTGCCGTGAGGAGATGACTACAGCAAAGAAGCTGATATGTGGGCACCTGTTCCATGTGCATTGTTTAAGGTCATGGCTGGAACGCCAGCACACTTGCCCGACATGTAGAGCTCCAATCATTCCCCCAGATAATGGACGTGCTGCATCAGCTAGGCAGCATGGAGGTCAACCCG CTGCAGGCACTGGCACTCCAGCCTTAGAAGGAGCACCAGGTGAGAATGTGAACAGGCGCCAAGCAAAACTTGAAGTGGCTGCATCAGCTGCTTCCTTATATGGAAGATCTTTTGCTTATCCTCCAGCGAACGGCTTGAATAG GTATTCAGATCCTCCCCAGTCTACATCAAGTCCTCCCCAGTCTACATCAAGTACTCCACAATCAGGAGAAGCAAGTAGTTCCAATCAATTGGAAAAAGACCAAGCATTGCAGTTCCAAAACATCAGTGATCCTTTTGTACATGGCGCTGGAATAAGCACTAGGGATCTTGAAAAATCACTGCAGAAGGCACAGGAAAACTTTATAAGGAGCCAGATAGAG ATGTTGCAAATCCAACTGCAAATGGTGCAGCGTGGCGCTGCTTCATCGGTAACTAACAATGAGAGTGCAGAGCACACAAAAAATGACTGA